The genomic DNA gaatttaccattttgctcctataaggggcaatttggtaatctacttattggttgagttttttcttaacaatggcttatgaatttccatttttgcccctaaccaattttttttcttctaatttttatatttttaataacttttaattattttccaatttttatatttttaactttttcaattttttatcccaaattcagttgtttctacattgccgttgtgggagattaaggtatcgtttgacccgacatttttcaaacttctctacatttttaaggagaagttaggtcaaacacaatatcaattaagtacttactaaaaaaagtactttttttgaacgcataaaattgaatgaaatgagctttgaccagaagatgttgaatgttactttaaaaaactacttctcgacaatttatttcagaaacacctcttttcaacttaCGCCGAGaaacttttctttattttttaatttttttttttaacaatggcctatgaatttccatttttgcccctaaccaattttttttaattattttctaatttttatatttttaataacttttaattattttccaatttttatatttttaactttttcaattttttctcccaaattcagttgcttctacattgccgttgtggaagattaaggtatcgtttgacccgacatttttcaaacttctctacatttatAAAAAGTACTTTTAGaacaaataggttaaatctagggttaatattgcatcaccggttaacatttagaaataagagatgatattttgcataaattaaatctagggttaatatagtaaagtcacacgaaaaaattaggttaaatctagggctaatattgcgtcacgggttaacatttagaaataagagatgtcattttgcataaattaaatctagggttaatataatttgttttgtaaaattaaagagaaaaattaggagcgatttgtttattttgatttccctaacaattaacgttgacaatttgatcaaattaaacatggttaattaaatagggttaatacagtaaaattaagcaaagaagttaggttaattctagggcaaaattttgcgtctgggttaactttaagaaataaaataaaataggttaagtatagcaagacgggttaacatttataagtaagagattaagttaagtatagctagacgggttaacggttattcctttccaaaaaaacaacatataattgggaacatacttttattttactttagataaacattaaatgcaaaagtgtttagggaaaaattatgttaaaattagagatgacattttgcataaattaaatctagggttaatatagtaaagtcacgcgaaaaaataggttaaatctagggttaatattgcatcacgggttaacatttagaaataagagatgacattttgcataaattaaatctagggttaatatagtaaagtcacacgaaaaaattaggttaaatctagggttaatattgcgtcacgggttaacgtttataaataagagatgacattttgcataaattaaatctagggttaatataatttgtttagtaaaattaaggagaaaaattagaagcgatttgtttattttgatttccctaacaattaacgttaacattttaattaaattaaatagggttaatacagtaaaattaagcaaagaagttaggttaaatcttgggcaaaattttgcgttcgagttaactttaaggaataagatattataatagttgttatgttattttttatgtagtgttttaggctcagtgttgcaaaattttggtttacgcaactttgattttcacatttataaaagacaacaattttccgtaatttataagatttctccttcgaaactaaatttttaaaaaaatacgttattcaacctgtgcgaagcacgggtttgtaactagtttcaCTTTGAAAAGTCACAAGAGAAAATATACTAAATAAGATACCAtaacaacactctcttttgaacactttctctaacactcactctcttattggtttaaataattgtgggtctacactttgaaaattgaacttacacaaagtggtgggacatacattaaTTTCATCTGATAAAAGAGCGAGTGCTAAAGAGAGCgttgaaaagtgagtgttgctGATATTCCTCGTAAGATACTCTTTAATTTCCCCACAGGTAGGAAACATTCCAGATTCATATTCCAGCTTTTGTTTGACTGTTTCTGCGAAAATCAAtgttaaaaatgtttattataCGTAAGCATCAAGCAGGTAAGCACTCACTCACACTTCTCTTACCTGTATATGAGTTAACATAATGATAAAGTCTAgatgaaaaaatcaaaatacgaCTAATTGCaattaaataagaaaaggaTATATATACAAGTTGTCAAAACCGAGATTTTGCTTCAGGTCGAAAGGGAAGAGCAAAATTGAATATCATAAAATGGtaatcaaaatcgaaggattttactcaactaGTTTTGTAGAATCAATATAACAAATGTTAAAATCGCAATCATAATCGATagattttatcaaaacaaaaataatgttaaataaaatcCTTCGAAACCTTATAAAATCCTGCAATTTTGTATGAATTTCACGATTTTGATGCAATTTCACTACGATTTTGTCTATTTTGGGATTTCGCTATGGATTTGAGTCGTTAAATGTGAATAAAGTCGCAAAATCCTGGATTTTAGGATTTAAGTCAAGATTTTGATAACAATGTATATATTAATAATGTTTTGTTTCCAAATACTGACTTTGGGGTTCAAAATATTGTAGAATATATAGCATGACAGTATGCGACCATATCAACAATACATGTTCACAATTGCGACAATGTTGTAGAATATTATAGAATAGAGATAAACTACACTACTGTTTAATCTATCTTAAGAGGAGTTAAAGGAATTCGTCAAACACAGTCTATATAACAAGAGCTTTGCTAGCAGATAACTTGAGAGTTAAGTTTCAACTATCAATCAATGCTATCTTAGTGCTTTACTAAGGTGGTTTTAGCAGAATTATTTTGTTTCGTTTCTCCAATCGGAACAAAGATGATGATGCTAGAAGTTGCCAAGTGTACATCGtttgttcttattcttttaCTAAACGTCACATGTCGGGAATCATTCGCCTCGTTCCATCCCATTGATAATTATTTGGTCGCTTGTGGTTCTTCCCACAATGTCACGTTTCAGGGTCGAACTTTCGTACCTGACACTGAATTTGAACATTCCAACTTTCAAATAAAAGCAGAAAAATCTTTGGTTGTTTCATCTAAACTGAACAATACCCTTTCACCACTTTATAACTCAGCTCGAATCTTCTTTGAAAAGGCATCCtatacattcaaaattcaacaacatgggAGACACTGGATCCGTCTCCATTTTCACCCTTTACCCGATTCCAACCACAACATGACCTTTGCCTTAATAACGGTAATCATTGATGGTTATGTGCTTCTTGATAACTTCACTTTTGTAAACTATAGTAACTCTCACTTGATGAAGGAGTATACAGTCAGTGTTACATCTTATGAATTGATTGTCACATTCATCCCTCACCGTAATTCACTTGTTTTTGTTAATGCCATTGAAGTTGTAACTATGCCAGATGTGCTATTTCCTTACAATCTAAATCCATCTACCCCTTTCACAGAATCCATCCTTGAAACTGTGTATCGATTGAATGTGGGAGGCGCAAGTATCAATGCTCAAAATGATACACTTAGTAGGAGTTGGGAGAGTGATGAAACTTACTTTCGCTCCACCATTACTGCGTTGAATATTTCAACAAGCGTTTCTGCTATAAAGCATCCTGATTTCTTAGAAATTACAGCACCACCAATGGTTTATGCTACTGCTAAAGCCATGGGAAGTGCCTCAAGAGGTTACCGCTTAAATTGGGTATTCCGTGTAAGGCCAAACTTACTTTATTTTGTTCGCGTTCATTTCTGTGACATGATTAGCAACACTACCAACTATATGGTCGTGGATCTATTTATGAATGGTAACAGAACCACAGAGATAAGGGTTTCTGGTGACTTTGCTGAACCATATTACAAGGACGTTTTGTTCAATGCCACAGAGGAGACTCTCACAGTAAGTGTTGGTCCTTCAACAATGTCTACTATAGAAAATGCAACCTTGAATGGGATAGAGATAATGAAGTTCATTAACAGAGTTGACAGTGTTCTAACAAAATCTTCAGAAAGAATTCAAAcaaacaagaaattaaaattagtCATTGTAATTGGATGTGGTGTATTTGTTTTAGCATTTCTTGGACTATCATTTCGTTATCTAAAATCCTGCAGGTCCAAGAAAAATTCAGTAAATGCTTACGAATTTCTGAGGCATTTTACTTTGCATGAGATCCAACAAGCAACAAAGAATTTTGATGCTGTGCTACTTATTGGAGCAGGAGGATTTGGAAAGGTGTATAAAGGAAAACTAGAAAATGGGAAAATAGTAGCCATCAAAGTAGCAAATCCTGAATCTAGACAAGGTCTCGGTGAATTCCATAACGAGATTGAGTTGTTGTCTGGTCTTCGTCATTCAAATCTTGTCTCTCTCATTGGTTGTTGTAATGAAGACTCAGAACTGGTTCTAGTGTACAATTACATGGCAAATGGATCTCTCAGTAGTCATCTATATGGGAGAGACTTTGTTCCACTGTCTTGGAAGCAACGTCTTGGGATAGGCATCGGGGCTGCGAAAGGACTTCTTTATCTTCACACTGGAGCTAAACAAAGCATAATTCACCGTGATGTGAAGACAACAAACATTCTCTTGGATGAAAACCTTGTGCCAAAAGTTGCTGATTTTGGCATATCAAAAAAGGGTCCTCTTCTTGATAAGAGCCACGTTACAACCCATGTAAAGGGTAGCTTCGGCTATCTTGATCCAGAATATTTTAGGACTAAATTTCTTACTAAGAAATCAGATGTTTACTCGTTCGGGGTGGTGTTGCTTGAAGTTATATGTGGGAAGCCTGCTCTAGATGATGCCCTTCCAACGCAGCAGATGAATTTGGCATTTTGGGCATTAAGCTGCCATAAAAAGGGCACTTTTCATGAAATGATGGACCCTTATTTGACTGGCAAAGTGAATATGGAGTCTGTAAACAAGGTTTTAGAGCTGGCTTGGAAGTGCTTGGAGGAGCGTCGAGTGAACAGACCATCAATGGGGTACATATTATGTCAACTAGAAGAGGCTCTCCATCTTGAGTTGGCATCAGATGTTTTGAATAACAATAAAAATGGGGATTCTTCTACTTATGCAAGTGTAGGAAATGGATTTGTAGATGACACAGAAGATGTTGTATGAAACCATAGTCTGTTaaagttgatattttaaatgtaTCATAAATGTATGTGTTGCAGGAAAGGACATTTTTTTCGAGTAAATCAttttctaatatataaatatttagattgattttttattttttttactgaaacaaAGTTAATGCATTTCATCTAAGATCGATAATAGTTTGGATACATGTTGGAATGTTGATAAAAATACAGAAATGAACTAAAGATGGAGCCCCCCCTATGTAGACTATCGACAACTTCATTGGCTTGACTTGCTCCTAACGAACTTAACATGAGAGTTCACAAGATCCGTAGTTAAACTGTTAAAAATCC from Medicago truncatula cultivar Jemalong A17 chromosome 8, MtrunA17r5.0-ANR, whole genome shotgun sequence includes the following:
- the LOC25502684 gene encoding receptor-like protein kinase THESEUS 1 gives rise to the protein MMMLEVAKCTSFVLILLLNVTCRESFASFHPIDNYLVACGSSHNVTFQGRTFVPDTEFEHSNFQIKAEKSLVVSSKLNNTLSPLYNSARIFFEKASYTFKIQQHGRHWIRLHFHPLPDSNHNMTFALITVIIDGYVLLDNFTFVNYSNSHLMKEYTVSVTSYELIVTFIPHRNSLVFVNAIEVVTMPDVLFPYNLNPSTPFTESILETVYRLNVGGASINAQNDTLSRSWESDETYFRSTITALNISTSVSAIKHPDFLEITAPPMVYATAKAMGSASRGYRLNWVFRVRPNLLYFVRVHFCDMISNTTNYMVVDLFMNGNRTTEIRVSGDFAEPYYKDVLFNATEETLTVSVGPSTMSTIENATLNGIEIMKFINRVDSVLTKSSERIQTNKKLKLVIVIGCGVFVLAFLGLSFRYLKSCRSKKNSVNAYEFLRHFTLHEIQQATKNFDAVLLIGAGGFGKVYKGKLENGKIVAIKVANPESRQGLGEFHNEIELLSGLRHSNLVSLIGCCNEDSELVLVYNYMANGSLSSHLYGRDFVPLSWKQRLGIGIGAAKGLLYLHTGAKQSIIHRDVKTTNILLDENLVPKVADFGISKKGPLLDKSHVTTHVKGSFGYLDPEYFRTKFLTKKSDVYSFGVVLLEVICGKPALDDALPTQQMNLAFWALSCHKKGTFHEMMDPYLTGKVNMESVNKVLELAWKCLEERRVNRPSMGYILCQLEEALHLELASDVLNNNKNGDSSTYASVGNGFVDDTEDVV